The Triplophysa dalaica isolate WHDGS20190420 chromosome 5, ASM1584641v1, whole genome shotgun sequence genome window below encodes:
- the LOC130421262 gene encoding uncharacterized protein LOC130421262, producing MAAVKESCSQIVEPRAVRGQEESFSSSPLSPKPYESSDKAEKIKELKDEIKELQEDLKYELRFRIKAERELREWKEIHAVVQELKCTVGEIKGMCNSKKKPDILHMPSSFEDTAGQNQEPRIAQESGQVTDYINLGEGVTIKRSQFERINTQDFKKFTSELLLVTFGRETLATHSLNGRKAPNADTSKEALPANKVSVLIGYIQKRFRVSTSEIKAVIRTKLNNEDKLLKKRNLSE from the exons ATGGCAGCTGTGAAAGAAAGTTGTTCTCAAATTGTG GAACCAAGAGCTGTGAGAGGGCAGGAGGAATCATTTTCATCAAGTCCCCTGTCACCTAAGCCATATGAGAGTTCAGACAAGGCTGAGAAgattaaagaattaaaagatgaaataaaagAACTACAGGAAGATTTAAAATATGAGCTGCGCTTCAGGATAAAAGCAGAGAGAGAACTGAGGGAGTGGAAAG AAATTCATGCAGTTGTGCAGGAGCTAAAATGTACAGTTGGGGAAATTAAGGGGATGTGCAATTCAAAAAAGAAACCTGACATATTGCATATGCCATCATCTTTTGAGGACACTGCTGGTCAAAACCAAGAACCACGCATTGCTCAAGAAAGTGGGCAG GTAACTGATTACATCAACTTAGGAGAGGGGGTGACAATAAAAAGAAGCCAATTTGAGAGGATCAACACCCAAGATTTTAAAAAATTTACAAGTGAGCTTCTCTTGGTGACCTTTGGGAGAGAAACTCTTGCCACACACTCTCTAAATGGAAGAAAGGCGCCCAATGCCGATACCAGCAAGGAGGCACTTCCGGCTAACAAAGTGTCTGTCTTAATAG gcTACATCCAAAAACGGTTTCGTGTTTCCACATCGGAGATAAAGGCAGTCATAAGAACCAAGCTTAACAATGAGGACAAGCTCTTAAAAAAACGAAACCTCTCTGAATGA